TATCAAAGGTGACGTCAAACCTGGTTTCAGTGTGAAAGCAAAAGGGGATGTCTCGGTTGGAGGTGTGATAGAAGCGGCCACTGTGGTTTCTTTCGAGGGAAGCGTTTCAAGTCTAGGTATAAAAGGTAGGGAGAAAGGTATCATCAAAGCGAAGGAAGAAGTTCAAGCAAAGTTCATTGAGAACGCCATCGTCGAAGCAGGAAAAAGAGTTATCGTCCATGGACCAATAACAAACTCACAGATCAAAGCTGGAGAAGAAGTGATCGCGAAAGGGAACAAAGGTGTTATAGTTGGTGGAACAGTTTCGGCAGGTCGTTACGTGGAAGCAGAGGAGATCGGTTCTGAACTTGCTGTGAGAACGCACGTGGAAGTTGGGATGGAACCAGAAGAAAGAGAAAGAATGAAATTGCTCAAAGCACAGCTCGAACTTGATAGGGAGAATCTGAACAAGCTGATCAATGTTTACAAAACGCTGAAGGAGATCATGGACAAGAGTCAGGGTAAACTTCCTCCAGACAAGATCGAATTGTTCAGGAAAGTAGGGCAGAGCTTAATAAATCTGAGAAACAACGTGGAGGTAATGGAAAAAGAACTTGAAGAAATTCAAAAAAATGTGAGGCAGAAATACACAACCGCAAAGGTAGTGGCACGCAAAGTTATGCACCCTGGCGTCGAGGTGAACATCTTCGACAAGAGGTATTACAATGAACGTGCCATTCAAAAAGTTGTGGTCCTCATCGAAAACGATGAAATAAGAGTCGGAGGTTACTCCGGTGGTTCTGAAAGTTAAACCACGCTTCAGACCCATCGTTTGGGGTAACCCGAAACTGAACAGATCCTTCAACATCGAAGCTGATCCACCGATCGGTGAGGTTTGGTTACTTTCTGAAGTTGAACCTCTCATTACAAGCATCGATGGTGTACAGAATCTAAAGCTGAAAGATTTGCTCGACAAATTCGATTTGAGATTTCCGAGATTTCCGGTGCTGATAAAGATAGTTTCACCTGCACAGTGGCTCTCCATCCAAGTTCATCCAGACGACGAGCTAGCTAGAATCTTGGAAAACGAGCCTTGGGGTAAAACCGAGTGTTGGTATTTCGTTGAACCTGGCGAAGTGGCATTGATCCCGAGGGGCACAGAGCTGAAGTATCTGTCAGATCTCGATCAAGTACGATCAAAACTTGTATTCCTCAACATGAAACCTGGAGAACTTCTCTTCATCCCCGCCGGCCTCGTGCACACGCTAGGACCAAACAGCTTGGTCATTGAAATTCAGCAAGCTTCTGATTTAACATACAGAATCTATGATTGGAACAGAGGCAGAGAATTACACTTGGAAAAAGCAATGAAAGCCTTAAAAGATTTCGATCTTGAAAAATTGATACACAAAAATTTTGAGAGACTACACTGTGAACTTTTCAGTGTTTATCGTGTGATAGGTCGAACACACTTACCTGGCTTTTCGATAGTGATCTTTTTGAACGAAGGTGTGATAGCCAAGTACCGTGCAAAGCCGTTCGAAACTTTCATCTCAATGAATGAAACTTTGGAAGGCGACGCAATCGTAGTCAAGATAAGAAAGAAGTGAAAAATGACGTCGCTGGACACGCCCAGCGACGTTCATTCCTCCTCATCGGCTTCCTCTTCTTCCTCAGCCGACTTGATTTTTTCGTATAGCTCTTTGAAGATATCTCTCACCGTACGAATCTTTTCAAGTTCCTCGTCAGCTATCGTGACACCGAACTCATCCTCGATCGCCATAGCCAAATCCACGAGGTCCAGCGAGTCCGCGTCGAGGTCATCGATGAGATCAGCATCATCCGTAACCTCATCGATATCAACACCAAGTTTGTCAGCGATGATCTCTTTGATCCTTTCCATGAGTTCCTCCTTGTTCACTACTGCCTCCCTCCCATCGATCCCGAGTCACGATATTATAAAGCATCACTCACGTAAAATGTCAAGAGTTAACCACGAAGTTCACGGGGAAAATCTTCTGAAGAGTTCTAAAGTATTCTTGGCAAGTCGTTCTATTGAAAGTTTTTCGAAACCTTTCAAATAGGTTTTGACTGTTCCACGCAACGGTTTTAACCAACAGGTTGGTATCGATTCCACCCCGAGCAAAACTCCCAACACAGTTCCAACTTCTCCAGCATTGCAATCAACGTCAAAACCCATCTTTAAGACTATCTCCATACTCGCATCGAAATTCGCTTCACCGAACCAAAGTGCTGTCACCACACAACAAAGATTGGGATACACATGGATCCAATTGTAATTTTTGAACTCTTCTTCAATTTTTTCCCTCACCTGCCTCCAACAACTTGTGTTTTCACACCAATTGATTGCTCTTCTTAAAACGTTTGCGAACTCACTGTGTTTTGGAACGTACTCCAGGGATTTCAAGATTATTTGTCTAGGATCTTTGAATGCAAAGGCGAGTGACGTGAGCACCGCACTGTGCATTCCACCATAGACACCATTGCCGGCATGTGAAACGATCGAATCCATGTGAGCAAACCGAGCAGCCTCGTAAGGGCGTGCAGGATGCATTAGTCCGTACAGCATACACCTCATCTGAGCGCCGATCCATTCTTGAAACGGGTTTCTGAAAGCACCAGATTTTGGAGGGAAAATACCTCTTTTGAGATTTTCCAGAGCCACGTACTCGGCACTCCAACCAAACGGGACAAATTTTAACCAATACGAAGCGATTTGCCTGGAAGAAGGTTTTACCGAGTTGTAGAGAGCTTCCATGGCTACGACTTCGTAAACAATATCATCATTGTATCCGCCTTCTTCCTCAACAAAATTCGGCAGATCTTTTCTCTCAAAAGATTCAAATTGTTCACCAAAAAACCCTTCGAATTTTGTGCCCATACTCGCTGCACTGATCTGACCGAACCATCCACCAAGCACTGAACTGTACAACCTTTCGTAATTGAATCGAAAGCTTTCATGAGATATTTGATTGGATATCGCTTTCCAACTTGAAGGTTTTTCGAACGAATGGTATGGATGATCCCTCACGATGGGAGCTTTTTCAAGCTCATTGAATATTGATGCAGTCACAACTTTCAGCTCTTCAAAATTTTTTTCCTCCAAAAATTTGAGACCATCCTCGAACAACTTTTCAGCTCTCGAGACATCTCGACCCATGTTTTCAACTGACTGTATTGCTCCCGCCATGAGACACTCTGGTGCACCGGAACCTGGAACGCGGCTCGACCAGAACAACGAAACTAGGTCGTTCGAAAAAACTGAAAGCTGTGTCATATCTCCCCACTCAGACTTCCAGGTTGGATCGAATTTTGCTTCTCTCCTCATTGTATGCTCATATTGCCAAGCCTTCATGAAGTTCTCGCCCTCCTAGCATAACTGTAAAGGACAAAGAGCGTGGCAACGTAAGGTAGCATCGCTGTGAACTGTGGCGGAATTGCGTACCTTTGGAACAACAAACCGAGATTCTCAAGAAGTCCAAAAATCAGAGACATGAACATGATCGGTCCAGGCTTGCCACGAACCAAGATGATGATCGCAAGGGATATCCATCCACGACCGTTCGACATGTTTTCGGCAAACAAAGTCACGTATCCGAGCGAGAGGTAGACGCCAGCCATTGATGAAAGCAATCCACACAATATAACGCTCCAAAGCTTGAGTGTGCTTGAACTCAACCCAACCGAAGCCACTGCGGACGGCTCCTCACCTGAAGCCCTAAGTCTCAGACCAAAGCGCGTTCGATAGAGGGCCACGTGACAAACGAAAGCTGAGATTATTGACACAAAGACGAGAAACGGATGGGAGGAAAATATTTCTTTCATTATGGGAACCTTTTCAACAAATGGCACGCTCACTCTGGGAATCGATGGTATGGCTTGCGATATGAAAGCACCTTTAACATGGAAAGTGGCTCTCAAAGAGTAAGTTGTCCAACCGAGTGCGAGCATGTTTATGCCTATACCCGTTATGAATTCATCCACCTTGAGTACGATGACAAAGATCGAGAAAATCAATGCGAGTACTATCCCACTGATTAGTGCGAAAAGTACGCCGTAAAACCAATGGCCAAACGTGTAGGCTCCATAAACAGCGTAGTATGCCCCCATCAGCATCATGCCTTCCATCGCTATATTGAAAACGTTGGCGTGGAAGCTGAACATGCCCCCAAGTGCTGCCAAATTGATCGGTGTGGCGCTGCTGAGCGCAGCGTGCAAAAGTTGAACAACAATCGAGTACATGGTTCATCTCACCAACTTGCGTAATTCCTTCTTCGCTTTCAACCAATCCATTAAATTGACCAAACCGGAACGCGTCCCAACGAGCGTGAGCACGATCACAGCTTGGAGAAAAAGTACGAACTCGGACGGTACTGATGTTTCAAACTCCATACCAACAGCTCCATTTTTCAGAAAACCCATGAACAGAGCGTAAAACAACGTTTGGAAGATTTGGTTGTTCGCCATTATGGCTATCATGACCCCATCCCAGCCAAAGTTGGCACCTATACCCTTCATGAACCTGTGCTGGGTACCTCCGAGTATGATCAAGGCTCCCGCAAGGCCGGAGAGAAAACCACTTATCAACAAGATCGATGTAGTGTTTACTTCTACATCACACCCTCCCACAGTGGCGAAAAGCTTATTGTATCCCATCATGCGCGACTCATAACCACGCCAGGTTTTCCAAACGAAAAACCAACACAAAAACACCATGAATAAAGCCACAAAGAAAGCTAAGTTTACATCGAAAACGCTCGTCATGAAATATTCACGTCTGATTAACTTCGTTGAAGGTACATATGCTTTCGGATCCAAAAACGGATAAGTGGCTAGGTACAACGTCGAATACTCAGCTAGAAAATTGAGCATCAACGTCGAAATGAACTCGTCCATGCGATATCTCTTTCTGAAGAATGCGGCCAGTCCTGCCCATGTAGCACCTGCGATTCCCCCTAGCAACGCCAAGAATGTCACACCGAACCATCCTGGGAGCTTTAGATAAATTCCACACACTGCACACACCAGAGCTCCCCAAAGAAATTGCCCATGTTGGCCGAGGTTCACAACACCGCACATGAAGGCAACTGAAGCGGAAAGGCCTGTGAGTATCAATGGGAAAGATGCGTTCAAGGTGTTCGACAGAGAAAACCAAGATCCAAGTCCATAGTCGTAAAGAGCTTTGTAAACTTGCATTGGCGAGCTGTGGTGTAAAAGTATGAAAACTCCACCGACAGAAAAAGCAAAAATTACAGCAAGGATCGTTTGAAACAGTACTGCAAGTTTCAAACTTTAACCCCCAACATGT
This window of the Pseudothermotoga sp. genome carries:
- a CDS encoding class I mannose-6-phosphate isomerase — protein: MVLKVKPRFRPIVWGNPKLNRSFNIEADPPIGEVWLLSEVEPLITSIDGVQNLKLKDLLDKFDLRFPRFPVLIKIVSPAQWLSIQVHPDDELARILENEPWGKTECWYFVEPGEVALIPRGTELKYLSDLDQVRSKLVFLNMKPGELLFIPAGLVHTLGPNSLVIEIQQASDLTYRIYDWNRGRELHLEKAMKALKDFDLEKLIHKNFERLHCELFSVYRVIGRTHLPGFSIVIFLNEGVIAKYRAKPFETFISMNETLEGDAIVVKIRKK
- a CDS encoding ABC transporter permease — translated: MYSIVVQLLHAALSSATPINLAALGGMFSFHANVFNIAMEGMMLMGAYYAVYGAYTFGHWFYGVLFALISGIVLALIFSIFVIVLKVDEFITGIGINMLALGWTTYSLRATFHVKGAFISQAIPSIPRVSVPFVEKVPIMKEIFSSHPFLVFVSIISAFVCHVALYRTRFGLRLRASGEEPSAVASVGLSSSTLKLWSVILCGLLSSMAGVYLSLGYVTLFAENMSNGRGWISLAIIILVRGKPGPIMFMSLIFGLLENLGLLFQRYAIPPQFTAMLPYVATLFVLYSYARRARTS
- a CDS encoding ABC transporter permease; amino-acid sequence: MKLAVLFQTILAVIFAFSVGGVFILLHHSSPMQVYKALYDYGLGSWFSLSNTLNASFPLILTGLSASVAFMCGVVNLGQHGQFLWGALVCAVCGIYLKLPGWFGVTFLALLGGIAGATWAGLAAFFRKRYRMDEFISTLMLNFLAEYSTLYLATYPFLDPKAYVPSTKLIRREYFMTSVFDVNLAFFVALFMVFLCWFFVWKTWRGYESRMMGYNKLFATVGGCDVEVNTTSILLISGFLSGLAGALIILGGTQHRFMKGIGANFGWDGVMIAIMANNQIFQTLFYALFMGFLKNGAVGMEFETSVPSEFVLFLQAVIVLTLVGTRSGLVNLMDWLKAKKELRKLVR
- a CDS encoding FapA family protein; translated protein: MKVQIKVSQDGMEAHMIVSAEPTEEISKEELLSQLKAHGIVYGIMEDAVESIAKSRILDRPILVAVGKKPVDGKDGQVVILKPEQTEEEPTAADRGRIDLRELPKRMRTIVRSGQPIAEIVPPTEGEEGRNVLGRILKPKPGKPAQFKLGRNVKIFEEGKKIIAAVDGILIATPDGTIDVNEILNIPGDVDYSTGNVEFPGDVHIKGDVKPGFSVKAKGDVSVGGVIEAATVVSFEGSVSSLGIKGREKGIIKAKEEVQAKFIENAIVEAGKRVIVHGPITNSQIKAGEEVIAKGNKGVIVGGTVSAGRYVEAEEIGSELAVRTHVEVGMEPEERERMKLLKAQLELDRENLNKLINVYKTLKEIMDKSQGKLPPDKIELFRKVGQSLINLRNNVEVMEKELEEIQKNVRQKYTTAKVVARKVMHPGVEVNIFDKRYYNERAIQKVVVLIENDEIRVGGYSGGSES
- a CDS encoding ADP-ribosylglycohydrolase family protein translates to MKAWQYEHTMRREAKFDPTWKSEWGDMTQLSVFSNDLVSLFWSSRVPGSGAPECLMAGAIQSVENMGRDVSRAEKLFEDGLKFLEEKNFEELKVVTASIFNELEKAPIVRDHPYHSFEKPSSWKAISNQISHESFRFNYERLYSSVLGGWFGQISAASMGTKFEGFFGEQFESFERKDLPNFVEEEGGYNDDIVYEVVAMEALYNSVKPSSRQIASYWLKFVPFGWSAEYVALENLKRGIFPPKSGAFRNPFQEWIGAQMRCMLYGLMHPARPYEAARFAHMDSIVSHAGNGVYGGMHSAVLTSLAFAFKDPRQIILKSLEYVPKHSEFANVLRRAINWCENTSCWRQVREKIEEEFKNYNWIHVYPNLCCVVTALWFGEANFDASMEIVLKMGFDVDCNAGEVGTVLGVLLGVESIPTCWLKPLRGTVKTYLKGFEKLSIERLAKNTLELFRRFSP
- the acpP gene encoding acyl carrier protein, which translates into the protein MNKEELMERIKEIIADKLGVDIDEVTDDADLIDDLDADSLDLVDLAMAIEDEFGVTIADEELEKIRTVRDIFKELYEKIKSAEEEEEADEEE